A single window of Acidobacteriota bacterium DNA harbors:
- the coaBC gene encoding bifunctional phosphopantothenoylcysteine decarboxylase/phosphopantothenate--cysteine ligase CoaBC — MSHAMKILLGVTGCIGAYKAAEVLRGLQKAGAQVRVIMTRHATEFVRPATFEALSGQPVIVGMFAQPDHSTIEHIAAAREADLLLVAPATANILAKFAHGIADDFLSTVYLSNTNPVLIAPAMNVEMWNHPATQTNLKILRERGVQFVAPGVGYQACGEVGVGRLAEPEEIVAATLNLLATKNPQSAIRNPQSKDFSAEHVMITAGPTVEDLDPVRFITNRSSGKMGYALVEAARDRGAQVTLVSGPTKLQAPADVKTVNVRSTREMYEAVMNRLEDATIFIGSAAVADFRPTNRAEQKIKKQSEAYITIELEPTEDIIAAVAAAPNRNGRIVAGFAAESQTLLEYADKKLREKGLDLIVANDISRTDAGFDVGTNAATILKRDGSRVELPLQSKRELADRVLDEIIKLR, encoded by the coding sequence ATGTCACACGCTATGAAAATCCTGCTCGGCGTCACAGGCTGCATCGGCGCGTATAAAGCCGCCGAAGTTCTGCGCGGCTTGCAAAAAGCCGGTGCGCAGGTGCGTGTGATTATGACTCGGCACGCGACCGAATTTGTTCGGCCTGCCACGTTTGAAGCTCTTTCCGGACAACCGGTCATCGTTGGGATGTTTGCGCAGCCGGATCATTCCACCATCGAACACATTGCCGCCGCGCGCGAAGCAGACTTGTTGCTCGTCGCCCCCGCCACGGCCAACATCCTGGCTAAATTCGCTCATGGCATTGCCGATGATTTTCTTTCGACGGTTTATCTATCGAACACAAATCCGGTCTTGATCGCTCCGGCGATGAACGTGGAAATGTGGAATCACCCGGCGACACAAACGAACTTGAAAATTCTGCGCGAACGCGGAGTGCAATTTGTCGCTCCCGGCGTTGGCTACCAGGCCTGTGGAGAAGTCGGCGTTGGGCGATTGGCCGAACCAGAGGAAATCGTCGCAGCAACCCTTAACTTGCTGGCAACGAAAAATCCGCAATCCGCAATCCGCAATCCGCAATCGAAAGACTTTTCTGCTGAGCACGTTATGATTACCGCCGGTCCTACGGTGGAAGACCTGGACCCGGTTCGGTTCATCACCAATCGCTCGTCCGGCAAGATGGGCTACGCCCTGGTCGAAGCCGCGCGGGATCGTGGCGCGCAAGTCACACTGGTTTCCGGCCCGACAAAGCTGCAAGCTCCGGCAGACGTCAAAACCGTCAATGTCCGTTCGACGCGCGAAATGTATGAAGCCGTGATGAACCGTCTTGAAGACGCAACCATTTTTATTGGCTCCGCCGCCGTCGCCGATTTTCGCCCTACGAACCGCGCCGAACAAAAAATCAAAAAACAGAGCGAGGCATATATCACGATTGAGTTGGAACCGACCGAAGACATCATTGCTGCGGTGGCCGCCGCCCCAAACCGTAATGGACGAATCGTCGCGGGTTTTGCCGCCGAATCGCAAACTTTGCTGGAATACGCCGATAAAAAGCTGCGCGAAAAGGGATTGGATTTGATTGTCGCCAACGACATTTCACGCACCGACGCCGGGTTCGATGTCGGAACCAATGCCGCGACGATTTTGAAGCGCGACGGTTCGCGTGTGGAATTGCCGCTGCAAAGCAAACGGGAACTAGCCGACCGCGTGTTGGATGAAATTATCAAGCTGAGGTGA
- a CDS encoding YicC family protein, giving the protein MLKSMTGYGQGTASGENFTVTVDLRSVNNRNLDIHWRAPQDLMSLEIPLKKQIQAALSRGRVDVNISFAQTADTAYELNRPLIRGYLAALKTMRDEFGLVGEADLATIARLPNVLLAQVNGSGLSESVVQGVEAAMTHALTSLVAMRAVEGHELQKELLARIERIEAQVELITFGADGLVDAYREKLRKRVSELLEKTAIDETRLAQEVAYLAERSDITEEITRLKSHLVQLKELLSGDGEIGKKLDFLLQETNREANTILSKSSELSICDAAIEIKTEVEKLREQANNVE; this is encoded by the coding sequence ATGCTCAAAAGCATGACAGGTTACGGACAGGGAACCGCCAGCGGCGAAAATTTCACCGTCACGGTTGATTTACGCTCGGTCAATAATCGAAATTTGGACATCCACTGGCGAGCGCCGCAGGATTTGATGTCGTTGGAAATTCCGCTGAAAAAACAGATTCAGGCCGCCTTGTCGCGTGGCCGTGTGGATGTGAACATCAGCTTTGCGCAAACGGCCGACACGGCCTATGAGTTGAATCGTCCGTTGATTCGCGGGTATCTGGCGGCACTGAAAACCATGCGCGATGAGTTTGGCCTGGTCGGCGAAGCTGACCTGGCGACGATTGCCCGGTTGCCCAATGTGTTACTGGCGCAGGTCAACGGCAGCGGTTTGAGCGAATCCGTCGTCCAAGGCGTCGAAGCCGCCATGACGCATGCGCTGACTTCGCTGGTGGCGATGCGTGCCGTCGAAGGGCATGAATTGCAAAAAGAATTGCTTGCGCGCATCGAACGAATTGAAGCGCAGGTAGAATTGATAACTTTCGGGGCAGATGGACTGGTGGACGCATACCGCGAAAAACTGCGCAAACGCGTGTCGGAGTTGCTGGAAAAAACGGCGATTGACGAAACGCGGTTGGCGCAGGAAGTGGCGTATCTGGCTGAACGCAGCGACATCACGGAAGAAATCACGCGGTTGAAAAGCCACCTGGTGCAATTGAAGGAACTGCTGAGCGGCGACGGGGAAATCGGTAAAAAACTGGATTTTCTGTTGCAGGAAACCAACCGCGAAGCAAACACGATTTTGTCAAAATCTTCGGAACTTTCGATCTGCGACGCGGCGATTGAAATCAAAACCGAAGTCGAAAAGCTGCGCGAGCAGGCCAACAACGTTGAATGA
- the gmk gene encoding guanylate kinase — translation MIGNLIIVSAPSGAGKTTLVSEVLQRDSRVRPSVSYTSRAPRDGEENGVHYNFVSRGEFREMIERGDFLEWAEVHGNLYGTSRRLVEQLRVEGNDVILTIDVQGAEQARRLFPDAISVFILPPSYQTLLERLDIRGANASEDLQTRLRNAIDELAQYHNFDYAIINDDLAQATDELAAIILAERCRIHCRGALAEQIIKTFG, via the coding sequence ATGATTGGGAATTTGATCATCGTTTCGGCTCCGTCGGGCGCTGGCAAAACGACGCTGGTCAGCGAAGTCCTGCAGCGAGACAGCCGGGTCAGACCATCCGTGTCGTATACTTCGCGAGCGCCGCGTGATGGCGAAGAAAACGGTGTCCATTACAATTTCGTTTCCCGCGGTGAGTTCCGCGAGATGATCGAGCGAGGCGATTTTTTGGAATGGGCTGAAGTTCACGGGAATTTGTACGGAACCTCGCGACGACTGGTCGAACAACTTCGCGTTGAAGGCAATGATGTGATTTTGACAATTGACGTTCAGGGAGCGGAGCAGGCGAGACGATTGTTTCCGGATGCTATCAGTGTTTTTATTCTGCCGCCGTCCTATCAAACTCTGCTGGAACGATTGGACATACGCGGAGCAAATGCGTCCGAGGATTTGCAAACCCGGCTTCGCAATGCGATTGACGAACTGGCGCAGTACCATAATTTTGATTACGCAATCATCAACGATGATCTGGCGCAGGCGACCGATGAACTGGCCGCTATCATTCTGGCCGAACGTTGCCGCATTCATTGTCGCGGTGCACTGGCCGAACAGATTATCAAAACTTTCGGATAA
- a CDS encoding ATP-binding cassette domain-containing protein, which translates to MIEFVRLLRYLRPYRIIFAISIVLMIATGLFEGGTVLLLKPIFDSLSGKQGQTLSAIPLIGRFLSAFGALTLDKVAMLLVGFTLAKGVAEYFSSYSMSYIGQHVIADVRSSLYDHIIRQSATFFAKRPTNELTAHLMSDAAQVERAVSDTLRDLLRESVSLVVYLAVLFGANWRLAGAILLLAPPVAYLTTNFNRRLRKYVTSRQESGAEMLDTAQEAISSQRVVKAFGMEAYESERFRRSARKQMGDQLRAMRIYFFSPILLETVGIVAVAALLLYAQRSINLGQMSLGSLAAFLVAMFKAYDPIRRLSRLQHDLQQGLASAARIFTVMDEQMEMRDKPNAVELGRFSREIEFRNVSFSYGAGFDLPVLDEVSFKVRAGEMVAIVGQSGAGKSTLTNLIPRFYDAVSGEVLVDGHDVRDLKLASLRRHIAVVTQEVHLFNETVQANIAYGAYGRNDSDAAIRSAAKAALADEFISKLPEGYETVVGERGLILSGGQRQRIAIARAILKDAPILILDEATSALDTESEMLVQQALNNLMAGRTTIVIAHRLSTIRRADRIIVMESGRIAEMGTHQQLLAKDGIYRRLYELQFAEEEEVRSSQFAVRS; encoded by the coding sequence ATGATCGAATTCGTCAGACTGCTACGATACCTTCGGCCTTACCGAATCATCTTCGCAATCTCCATTGTTTTGATGATCGCCACCGGCTTGTTTGAAGGTGGAACGGTGCTGTTGTTGAAACCGATCTTTGATTCGTTGTCTGGTAAGCAAGGGCAGACGTTATCCGCGATTCCCTTGATTGGGCGCTTTCTGTCTGCATTTGGCGCGTTGACGTTGGACAAAGTAGCCATGCTGTTGGTTGGATTCACGCTGGCAAAAGGCGTGGCTGAATACTTTTCATCTTATTCCATGAGTTACATCGGCCAACATGTTATTGCCGATGTTCGATCTTCGCTTTACGATCACATCATTCGCCAATCGGCTACGTTCTTTGCCAAACGTCCGACCAATGAATTGACAGCGCATTTGATGAGCGATGCAGCCCAGGTGGAGCGTGCGGTGTCCGACACCTTGCGTGATTTGCTGCGGGAATCGGTCAGTCTGGTGGTGTATCTGGCGGTGCTGTTCGGCGCGAACTGGCGGTTAGCGGGAGCGATTCTACTGCTGGCTCCGCCGGTGGCATATTTGACGACGAACTTCAATCGCAGGCTGCGCAAGTATGTGACTTCGCGGCAGGAAAGCGGCGCGGAAATGCTGGATACGGCGCAGGAAGCGATTTCTTCACAGCGCGTCGTCAAAGCCTTCGGCATGGAAGCGTATGAAAGTGAACGGTTTCGCCGCTCCGCGCGCAAACAGATGGGTGATCAGTTGCGCGCAATGCGAATTTATTTCTTTTCGCCGATTTTGCTGGAAACCGTGGGGATTGTCGCCGTTGCCGCTTTATTGCTATATGCCCAGCGCAGCATCAATCTGGGGCAAATGTCGCTGGGCAGCCTGGCCGCGTTTTTGGTCGCGATGTTCAAGGCTTACGACCCGATTCGCCGGTTAAGCCGGTTGCAGCATGATTTGCAACAAGGGTTGGCTTCCGCCGCGCGCATTTTCACGGTGATGGATGAACAGATGGAAATGCGCGACAAACCCAATGCCGTGGAATTGGGGAGGTTTTCGCGCGAGATTGAATTCCGAAACGTCAGTTTCAGTTATGGTGCGGGCTTCGATTTGCCTGTGTTGGATGAGGTTTCGTTCAAGGTTCGGGCTGGCGAAATGGTTGCCATTGTCGGTCAAAGCGGCGCGGGCAAAAGTACGCTGACCAATCTGATTCCGCGTTTTTACGACGCCGTTTCCGGTGAAGTGTTGGTTGATGGGCACGATGTCCGGGATTTGAAGCTGGCCAGTTTGCGCAGGCACATTGCCGTTGTCACGCAGGAAGTGCACTTGTTCAACGAGACGGTTCAGGCGAACATTGCCTATGGCGCGTACGGGCGAAACGACAGTGATGCGGCAATTCGATCGGCGGCGAAAGCCGCGCTGGCGGATGAATTTATTTCCAAATTGCCGGAAGGATACGAAACCGTAGTTGGCGAACGCGGATTGATTCTTTCCGGCGGCCAACGTCAGCGCATCGCCATTGCGCGCGCGATTTTGAAAGACGCGCCGATTTTGATTTTGGACGAAGCGACCAGCGCGCTCGACACCGAAAGCGAAATGTTGGTGCAACAGGCGCTGAACAATCTGATGGCGGGTCGAACGACGATTGTCATCGCGCACAGGCTTTCGACCATTCGCCGCGCTGATCGTATCATTGTGATGGAATCCGGTCGTATCGCCGAAATGGGCACGCACCAGCAGTTGCTGGCAAAAGATGGAATTTATCGGCGACTGTATGAATTGCAGTTTGCTGAAGAGGAGGAAGTTCGCAGTTCGCAGTTCGCGGTTCGCAGTTAA
- a CDS encoding discoidin domain-containing protein, which yields MTLLSWFAIQLPAKLNSSQSQAQQRKTDEFRVALNVVNAELPVTLGVPIEEASKLTDSAALVVTDSLGNVVSSQMRVLARWGATANQTARPIKWLLVDFKPSHAGAYFLTRTLQPAQPFPSGKQVFISESGSAISAGNSQLEIVFPRQGESLLTSFKLGGNELLHAPVTAQMSLPRRVIVDQLSSSPDTVMVTDTTLLRVGDEVRFEHVATLKWDATAGSARLVTADQSFAAGRRYRLGEGTSQQEDINVGSADPGDLKSDTPLRFNHLAGTTIRDLSIEQERATIKEINGQTVRFDSALKAQHSLGEKIIVIGGGDETVAVFIEKTSVEESGAVRTVIRQNGVFKSRGQKIPPKLAFTIRYYIYVDQPFVRVRLRMMNNGAYGFGAYRGGPSPFPEHVLLRRLSLLMPTTAQANDTVQVLNSEDAHKRLVQRQSGASLVAGQFEVAVPEFVENYPKALIGNRDGIRFDVLPDTGEDHIFDAARAKTTDFYLGRNTILARSLTNTSNATLNPAYIASTGAIRTAFVERRNWQTMFEKEPQLGEAAARMERMLASGYAVEASEAAGSVPAESAFEYRLRSEQGEQFGWRNFGDLAWGDGYANVHYDLPFVLLREYLRTGDARAFQLGGEMARYRADWGQFRADDFLMDNWNLRGMAFYEKGDHGSFREPVPSHTWIEGMWLYWALTGDEAARESALEGSEAFARVNFTYDSALSWNEPRWIGWPTLGLMAAYRYTGDARYLNKARENVNLIIQTEENFGRKGFYVGKNAAQPNVQPWMWTGYTQLGVIEYWRETGDARVADYLVRLADWLVSKGSDNPPLKPGVMLSDGNYLPAGMSYFWYQDKIAEDRSVALAGLSLPVLTAAVRISGREDLRERAKQLFRDYAFYRDLPDGKSVAPPTRAIINFRSLQFVGSSPKVYGQMGLILSDVLPELADSVVTSKTVQLGSAPRREDSKSAILPPTPVALVNVALNARATASSIHVWPNTIGVPAAANDGQLESSGTLSIWHSESNTGQQEWWQVDLGRAYRIELIEILFRTDQDQPLTRRNFEVRASNDATFGNSVILAAQGATVIPLGQNWRAQPTEIGSFRFVRVQKTKLDRDPFGNAFFNLGEVRLMARPFPELTPAPAPMLAYSPTTLAQLKARQLLVGQSLSFTLVQQDQNDQPLQVTAYNLPENSNYGWATGRFWFTPISAQAGNVFQISFRAISGDGTDWLTRLDVAVTIDGAPTVNLLSPNLNTRMMTDQPVLIAWSAPQTAQIAKFQIRLSTDGGASYPTVLADLPGSANQFQWLIPRSIPADKRAFIRLMIKATDSENRIGVDFSRQDLHITLGSPQR from the coding sequence TTGACGTTATTGTCCTGGTTTGCCATTCAGCTTCCGGCAAAACTCAATTCTTCGCAATCGCAAGCCCAGCAAAGAAAAACGGATGAATTTCGCGTAGCGCTTAATGTTGTCAATGCGGAATTGCCGGTCACGCTTGGAGTGCCAATTGAGGAAGCGTCAAAACTAACAGATTCCGCTGCGCTGGTCGTTACCGACAGTTTGGGTAACGTTGTGTCTTCCCAAATGCGAGTGTTGGCTCGCTGGGGGGCAACGGCAAATCAAACTGCCAGGCCGATCAAATGGTTGCTGGTGGATTTCAAACCGTCCCATGCTGGCGCTTATTTTTTGACGCGGACTTTGCAGCCGGCACAGCCATTTCCATCAGGGAAACAGGTTTTTATCAGCGAATCCGGCAGCGCGATTTCAGCCGGAAACTCCCAACTGGAAATTGTGTTTCCGCGACAGGGCGAATCCTTGCTGACAAGTTTCAAACTTGGCGGGAACGAATTGTTACATGCGCCTGTGACCGCGCAAATGAGTTTGCCGCGTCGTGTAATCGTTGATCAATTAAGCTCGTCACCGGATACAGTGATGGTGACGGATACGACGCTGCTGCGGGTTGGTGACGAGGTGAGATTTGAGCATGTAGCCACGCTGAAATGGGATGCAACAGCGGGTAGTGCCCGCCTCGTCACCGCTGATCAGAGCTTTGCCGCTGGACGCCGTTATCGCCTTGGTGAAGGAACCAGCCAGCAAGAAGACATTAACGTTGGTTCAGCCGATCCCGGCGATTTGAAGTCCGATACGCCGCTACGATTCAACCACTTGGCCGGAACAACCATCCGTGACCTGAGCATTGAGCAGGAACGCGCAACGATCAAGGAAATCAACGGTCAGACCGTTCGCTTCGATTCCGCGCTGAAAGCGCAGCACTCGCTCGGCGAAAAGATAATCGTCATTGGCGGTGGAGACGAAACCGTTGCTGTCTTCATTGAAAAAACTTCCGTTGAAGAATCGGGCGCGGTTCGGACGGTGATTCGGCAGAATGGCGTTTTCAAATCAAGAGGTCAAAAAATTCCGCCGAAGTTGGCGTTCACCATTCGATATTACATTTATGTTGACCAACCATTTGTTCGGGTTCGATTGCGAATGATGAACAACGGCGCGTATGGTTTTGGCGCTTATCGCGGCGGACCGTCGCCTTTCCCTGAACACGTCCTGTTGCGCAGGTTGTCTTTGCTGATGCCGACGACTGCTCAGGCAAATGACACGGTTCAAGTGTTGAATTCGGAGGATGCCCATAAGCGTCTGGTTCAGCGGCAAAGCGGGGCTTCGCTTGTGGCCGGGCAATTTGAAGTTGCTGTACCCGAATTCGTTGAAAACTATCCGAAAGCCTTGATCGGAAATCGTGATGGAATTCGCTTCGATGTTCTGCCCGATACCGGAGAAGATCACATCTTTGACGCCGCGCGCGCGAAAACCACGGATTTTTATCTTGGCCGCAACACGATCCTTGCTCGTTCGCTGACCAACACCTCAAACGCCACGCTCAACCCAGCTTACATTGCTTCGACCGGAGCAATTCGTACTGCTTTTGTCGAACGCCGAAACTGGCAAACAATGTTTGAGAAAGAGCCGCAACTCGGCGAAGCCGCCGCGCGAATGGAGCGTATGTTGGCCAGTGGCTATGCCGTTGAGGCCAGCGAAGCTGCCGGTTCCGTTCCCGCCGAATCGGCATTTGAATATCGGCTGCGGAGCGAACAGGGAGAGCAGTTCGGTTGGCGCAACTTTGGCGATTTGGCTTGGGGCGATGGTTACGCGAACGTGCATTACGATTTGCCGTTTGTGCTGCTGCGCGAATACCTGCGAACAGGCGATGCGCGAGCATTTCAATTGGGCGGCGAAATGGCTCGTTACCGTGCGGATTGGGGACAATTCCGGGCGGATGATTTTCTGATGGACAACTGGAATCTGCGCGGGATGGCGTTTTACGAAAAAGGCGATCATGGCAGTTTCCGCGAACCTGTGCCGAGCCACACCTGGATCGAAGGCATGTGGTTGTATTGGGCGCTGACCGGCGATGAAGCCGCGCGCGAATCGGCGTTGGAAGGCAGTGAAGCTTTTGCTCGGGTCAATTTCACGTATGACAGCGCGCTCAGTTGGAACGAACCGCGTTGGATTGGCTGGCCCACGCTGGGATTGATGGCGGCGTACCGGTATACAGGCGATGCGCGTTACCTGAACAAAGCCCGCGAAAACGTCAATCTGATCATCCAAACCGAAGAGAATTTTGGCCGCAAAGGATTTTACGTCGGCAAAAACGCTGCGCAGCCCAACGTTCAACCGTGGATGTGGACGGGATACACGCAACTTGGCGTGATTGAATACTGGCGCGAAACCGGCGATGCGCGCGTGGCTGATTACCTTGTTCGGTTGGCGGATTGGCTGGTCAGCAAAGGCAGCGACAATCCCCCGCTCAAACCCGGCGTGATGCTCAGCGATGGAAATTATCTGCCCGCCGGGATGTCTTACTTTTGGTATCAGGATAAAATTGCCGAAGATCGTTCGGTGGCCCTCGCCGGATTGAGTTTACCTGTATTGACCGCTGCCGTGCGGATTTCAGGCCGCGAAGATTTGCGCGAACGCGCCAAACAGTTGTTCCGCGATTACGCGTTTTACCGCGACCTGCCCGATGGCAAATCTGTTGCACCACCCACGCGCGCGATTATCAATTTCCGTTCGCTGCAATTTGTCGGCTCTTCCCCGAAGGTTTACGGCCAGATGGGGTTGATTTTGTCTGATGTGTTGCCAGAACTGGCCGATTCCGTAGTCACCTCGAAAACGGTTCAGCTTGGCTCCGCGCCTCGCCGCGAAGATTCAAAGTCGGCGATTCTTCCACCAACCCCGGTTGCATTGGTCAATGTGGCGCTGAACGCGCGAGCGACCGCTTCCAGCATACACGTTTGGCCAAACACCATCGGAGTTCCTGCGGCAGCAAACGATGGTCAATTGGAATCCAGCGGCACATTGTCCATCTGGCATTCCGAATCCAACACTGGTCAGCAGGAATGGTGGCAAGTCGATCTTGGCAGGGCTTATCGAATTGAATTGATCGAAATTCTGTTCCGCACGGATCAGGATCAACCGCTGACCCGTCGTAATTTTGAAGTGCGCGCCTCGAACGATGCCACGTTTGGCAATTCCGTCATTCTGGCCGCGCAAGGTGCAACTGTAATTCCCCTTGGACAAAACTGGCGCGCGCAACCGACCGAAATCGGCAGTTTCCGGTTCGTGCGCGTTCAGAAAACGAAGCTTGACCGTGATCCTTTCGGAAATGCGTTCTTCAATCTGGGAGAGGTGCGCTTGATGGCGCGACCCTTTCCGGAACTAACGCCTGCCCCAGCGCCAATGCTCGCCTATTCGCCGACGACCCTCGCGCAATTGAAAGCGCGGCAATTGCTGGTCGGGCAAAGCCTAAGTTTTACGCTGGTTCAACAAGATCAAAACGATCAACCGCTGCAAGTCACGGCATACAACCTACCGGAAAATTCCAATTATGGTTGGGCAACCGGGCGGTTTTGGTTTACGCCGATTTCGGCGCAGGCAGGCAATGTTTTCCAGATTAGCTTTCGGGCCATCTCGGGTGATGGAACGGATTGGCTGACTCGGTTGGATGTCGCTGTGACGATTGACGGAGCGCCCACCGTCAATTTGCTGTCACCAAATCTGAACACGCGAATGATGACCGACCAACCGGTTCTGATTGCCTGGTCAGCTCCGCAAACGGCGCAAATTGCGAAATTTCAAATCCGACTTTCGACCGATGGCGGAGCAAGTTACCCAACGGTGCTCGCTGATTTGCCCGGTTCGGCCAATCAATTTCAATGGTTGATTCCGCGCAGTATCCCGGCTGATAAACGCGCGTTCATTCGGCTGATGATCAAGGCCACAGATTCTGAAAATCGCATCGGTGTGGATTTTTCGCGGCAGGATTTGCACATCACGCTTGGCAGTCCGCAGCGGTAA
- the rpoZ gene encoding DNA-directed RNA polymerase subunit omega: MMEDQEHELNVPEIDSKYRKILIAAKRSKQIQKGAMARVKMTNSIKPTRVALEEVERGLIGFEITDTVEK, encoded by the coding sequence ATGATGGAAGACCAGGAACACGAATTGAACGTACCGGAAATTGACAGCAAGTATCGCAAGATTCTGATTGCCGCCAAGCGCAGCAAACAAATTCAGAAAGGCGCGATGGCTCGCGTCAAGATGACCAACAGCATCAAACCGACCCGCGTTGCGCTGGAAGAAGTTGAACGCGGCCTGATCGGGTTTGAGATCACCGATACTGTTGAGAAATAG